One window of Triticum dicoccoides isolate Atlit2015 ecotype Zavitan chromosome 5A, WEW_v2.0, whole genome shotgun sequence genomic DNA carries:
- the LOC119297527 gene encoding uncharacterized protein LOC119297527 yields the protein MGATSYERLSSHAAGSGRGGGGLGAWAALRRGLARLCAARSGRWAPARGMLVRARGRSWRGRRRVAAGCGYDSEGYARNFDDGLWKAEEGAPWRAAGPAIGACRLARAVSSLQ from the coding sequence ATGGGCGCCACGTCGTACGAGAGGCTGTCGAGCCACGCCGCCGGGAGCGGGCGCGGAGGGGGAGGGCTCGGGGCGTGGGCGGCGCTGAGGCGCGGGCTGGCGCGGCTGTGCGCCGCGCGGAGCGGGCGGTGGGCGCCGGCGAGGGGCATGCTGGTGCGGGCGcgggggaggagctggcgcggccgCAGGAGGGTGGCGGCCGGGTGCGGGTACGACTCCGAGGGCTACGCGCGCAACTTCGACGACGGGCTGTGGAAGGCGGAGGAGGGCGCGCCGTGGAGGGCCGCGGGGCCGGCGATCGGCGCCTGCAGGCTCGCCCGCGCCGTGTCCTCCCTCCAGTGA